A window of Leptolyngbya sp. FACHB-261 genomic DNA:
AGCTCGACTTGGTTACACCTGGCAGCATACCTGCGTGAGCCATTTCCCGAAAAACGTGGCGAGACAGACCAAAATCCCGATAGACACCCCGTGGCCGCCCAGTCAAAGCACAGCGGTTGCGCAGACGGTTGGGGAAGCTGTTGCGGGGCAGTTGTTGAATTTGCCGTTGAACGTTGAGCTTTTCCTGCTGAGAGGTGGCGTCAGAGAACTGCTCTAGGAGGCTAGCGCGCTTGTCGGCATACTTATCAACTAGCTTCTGACGACGCTTTTCGCGCTCGATCATGCTCTTCTTGGCCATGAGTCCCCTTGCGTGAGTCCTTAAAAAAATTTGACAGCACCTCCCATAATAGCGAAGCCTGACCCGATACCAGGTTTGAATCGCCGCTAAATTTGGTGAGGGTTGCAAAAGTTGCACAATCGCCATGCTAGACTAGGGAGCCGGAAAAGACCACGCGGATGTGGTGGAATTGGTAGACACGCTATCTTGAGGGGGTAGTAGGCTTGCCTGTGCGAGTTCGAGTCTCGCCATCCGCATACCAGAAAGCTCAGGTTGTTCAAGTCTTTGTATCTCTTCTTAACTAGAGTGTTAAAGCCTGTTACAACTCTCCTGAAAATCCTAGAAGCCGCTCAGGCTGCGGAAAAAGCCGTGGTAGGATGCCCTCTGTAACGAAGGGCCATAGGAGACAAGAGCGTTGACTCTACGGGTTGCTGTAGTTGGGTCGGGTCCGGCAGGGTCTTCCGCCGCCGAGATTCTGGTCAAAGCCGGTATTGAAACTTATTTATTCGAGCGCAAGCTGGACAACGCCAAGCCCTGTGGCGGTGCGATTCCCCTGTGCATGGTCGAAGAGTTTGATCTACCACCTGAGATCATCGACCGCCGTGTGCGCAAGATGA
This region includes:
- the rpsN gene encoding 30S ribosomal protein S14, translated to MAKKSMIEREKRRQKLVDKYADKRASLLEQFSDATSQQEKLNVQRQIQQLPRNSFPNRLRNRCALTGRPRGVYRDFGLSRHVFREMAHAGMLPGVTKSSW